A single Candoia aspera isolate rCanAsp1 chromosome 5, rCanAsp1.hap2, whole genome shotgun sequence DNA region contains:
- the SON gene encoding protein SON isoform X1, translating into MATNIEQIFRSFVVTKFREIQEQQFGSGKIGNQHNGEIDTSGQVNTSDDTIQSIESLQNDSLVQKIEQVLSEVLGTEPRYKSGDGEDIERNNSRSTKRSLSEEVQDEIPRKKSKKDKKHKDKKKKKKRKKDKKEKRNKKHAKEIDVQQEECGDVQLISHSNLENSSSLLNAENDIDTKSGFTVKEVSTSINEKSVYENLNSAVLNNVFSSHTSKLDTSEEDSTLMSVQEVSEVKLTNDKELENDTYQPNVTVNICTEDDFLSGAVCTVIEGVSDINEMEHAKLMLEATDQESVPESSPCCVIEEPERLETRLESTTGEATSVNSVTESVTSKSLKQTVSTSFETTGYKLMTLPLESNAEAKDSVTTLGFLAMVVGKDFEATSEFLNTAKVKAAERSPKHTSRKGDSVHDSEKTVTMKDFPKPLQFGTERKDLETAPEAVRAIPEKDFEPAVVAQLKPQQKVSEFDVQKYSRASLSTEVPTEVKELRETEVSTLMMELSESEKTAGYLPIQRDAKDLETEPLLENMTRLDSEEHFSVVLMERKNLGVASDFMEIDKKCLRAKSDGVTESENWNTVPESLKAKDIKNVECPQDFKKAEQINYLETSLETMIESRGNSEITQCSLALINVKVPENTSQLKEVNVSKTMIETEIVKTQNLEGSKYVDLRNKENENAEKWKNIPQSLMSTNNLEKTSSELQCIEAIKIVKETSQSDMEAQKKVFKTGLEPEGGREERDVDAGSESLQMIFANYSEHNLELHTETEGMMELKNSEAVLKSLYKPDADNFKSPCTKEIRYIKNTESEAVTKANDLQENLKPLHKYVKNVETASESIALPIVTYRETLEGTSNRKKNVSHFVQEERCFDSTDFLKKNQTGADPTDLGLISRYKEAIKTDSRRIGEIELLGKSQGPLFISKSLHEMDVISSEKNNSESKGIAVVQDLKESGKSLAAAIDPKEILKLKNLVSVESKDDFPFGSTVKQFESVPESLEQNVELLERTKTQLRKVYLDSVSDLEVKCAGTSSEILYSDEFHIQEKQKLEEKIETTGLMEAPVPLHLSERDLIVPTSASGSTDSEYGPESMYLAETNSENILKSYKIQVKDSKTTSDSMIINVKDLRIGSEPLLQAGVELREYLPGCKSVVTSESVEFTAETSRKNDMLPESQGISELQKPGTILRSEGLTHAHLKTACIHVRDTEDVEIPTKSKELEVIEKQGVLTSLFASVESTDVMEESFEPIYTTEVNKVEANQKSLIHVESMSKEKMNDEHIQPFNENDANVSEAFTSSKHTVRAQIIEDILLAANKENVSEVTPESGAELVLKYSEVSGTITEREKCDTTLPEFMVGVQDLEESSSSLDAGKMKNLKAIQIENYTKSLRVLESMDAADVSQSGSKVEPKSLRKTISHERLLGIKDPMATTVQLKTSESTSESVSILEVSDTLKIPEPKTTQTYLGVSDFKSSGTTAERYPLEIIDSDSQIQPENILEVKQFESASEVKYGLVTHPFKTASESEKVIQDKVSKAISDVLCSGNVGNLEQILESKHNQERKDLDSPQFATLMAKDLKGSLTYEEKTGVSETTTQFSSVVEATDTRSNISSIVPETIEKCSEIFLESITVSDIQGTNTNVEPDNLLKEKSPEVTTDVKNSKPNSGFMDIVELKSNNAAETVHMKELKDFEAVAVCKSVEIKNFQVVQTSRDKEQMGFQELSKSVLPSDTKDLERNSSFQLLPQQKISEASLEPVKKFVSVSECLSTKDIEQNLKCVAEGKAQESTAGHVILTQDKSAEIIPQFTLEVKDSEATLESLCVTQRKGETAQTSSKEQATVKPLCMTAEDNVEVNQLEIIVLGDSGEALKPQYLAEKEDFKVGEYIEAKDSETALESEVIVKDKDLETSLQDSSKYQDSDAALNSSDIIKESEGSNLRDKKSEKISSKTKDKSKSGKKAKKSRSKSPSKSKKRKKKSRSRSTSRQVSRRARSRSKNDSSSKRKHSTSHHKSRSKSVDKKEEKESSLRGRRRRSRTSDRLKSRSKSADRRETSIRSRRRRSRSSDHKSRSRSVDKRESARRRRRLSRSSDNRRSRSRSVDRRETLTRSRRRRSRSSDRHKSRSRSGDKRETSVRTRRRRSQSSDRCKSRSKSLDRRESSVRTRRRRSRSSDNHKSRSRSPDDKREPSVRTRRRRSRTPDTRKSRSRSVDRRETSGRGRRRQSRSSDNRKSRSRSVDKRESSVRIRRRRSRSSDNHRSKSKSVDKRETSVRMKRRRSVSSDRKSRSRSVDKRETSARSKRRRSRSSDNHKSRSRSVDNIETSAKSKRRRSKSTDHKSRMKSVEKGELTLKSRHRRSKSSDRPRSKSKSRSKSSERRKDKDSLDGSRGKRSKYRSKSKSPEKTDGTESLEATLNNREKSPEQHKSKSRSRSKSIDKTGERERLRRSRSKGSKSSESRSRRRRTVSRSRRNRSRSLTRKRTRSKSDHRSQSRSRTRSRSCSRRWRRTRSRSVSRQRSLSRKRHRRSRRNRSRSTDRRRRRSDSRDSYRISLRLRSRSRTPVRLRCSRSTGRRRSTSKSPDHRRSRSSSRSPKRLTDLDKAQLLEIAKANAAAMCAKAGVPLPPSLMPVITPEKKEEKVTQKSAKETILELTEKCKKIAQSQEDDVIVNKPHVSDEEEEEHPFINHPFKLNEPKPIFFNLTTPTIKPAAPKNQVTLTKEFPVSSGSQHRKKEADSAYGEWVPVEKNKDENKDDVFPNPANLEPVDISSALNERTLAQKRLTENTFDLEAMCLLNRAQERIDAWAELNSIPGHFTGSTGAQVLSSEQLSNSGPQAWVKKDQFLRAAPVTGGMGAQLMRKMGWREGEGLGKNKEGNKEPILVDFKTDRKGLVAVGEKTQKRHGPFSTVKDLSGKHPVSALLEVCNKRRWSPPVFVLVNDNRPEYRKHFLFKVMVNGVEHKPSFVSPNKKHAKATAATVALQALGLVPKELLANATSFRSASHN; encoded by the exons ATGGCGACTAACATCGAGCAAATTTTTCGATCTTTCGTCGTTACCAAGTTCCGGGAGATTCAGGAGCAGCAATTCGGCAG TGGAAAGATAGGAAATCAGCACAATGGTGAAATAGACACATCTGGACAAGTAAACACTTCAGATGATACAATTCAGTCTATAGAAAGTCTTCAAAATGATTCACTAGTGCAGAAGATAGAACAAGTATTATCAGAAGTATTGGGTACTGAGCCACGGTACAAATCag GGGATGGAGAGGATATCGAAAGAAATAATTCACGCTCTACTAAAAGAAGCTTATCTGAAGAAGTGCAAGATGAAATTCCAAGGAAAAAGTCTAAGAAAGACAAGAAAcacaaagataaaaagaaaaagaaaaaaagaaagaaggataaaaaagagaaaagaaataaaaagcatgcCAAAGAAATAGATGTTCAGCAAGAAGAATGTGGAGATGTGCAACTTATTTCTCATTCAAACCTAGAAAATTCAAGTTCTCTCTTAAATGCAGAAAATGATATAGATACAAAGTCTGGGTTTACCGTGAAAGAAGTTTCTACTTCAATTAATGAAAAATCTGTATATGAAAATCTAAACTCAGCTGTGTTGAATAATGTGTTCAGTTCACATACCAGCAAACTGGATACATCTGAAGAAGATTCTACTTTGATGAGTGTTCAGGAAGTCAGTGAAGTCAAGCTTACAAATGataaagaattggaaaatgaCACTTACCAACCTAATGTAACTGTAAATATATGCACAGAGGATGACTTTTTAAGTGGTGCTGTTTGCACAGTCATAGAAGGAGTGTCGGATATAAACGAAATGGAGCACGCTAAGTTAATGTTGGAGGCAACAGATCAAGAAAGTGTTCCTGAAAGCAGTCCATGTTGTGTAATAGAGGAGCCAGAACGTTTGGAAACCAGACTGGAATCCACTACAGGGGAAGCAACAAGTGTAAATTCGGTCACAGAATCTGTGACTTCAAAAAGTTTGAAACAAACAGTATCAACATCTTTTGAAACAACTGGCTATAAATTAATGACCCTCCCCTTGGAATCAAATGCAGAAGCTAAGGATTCAGTGACAACTTTGGGATTTTTAGCTATGGTGGTAGGAAAAGATTTTGAAGCAACTTCAGAATTTTTAAATACTGCAAAAgtgaaagctgctgaaagaagTCCTAAGCATACCAGTAGAAAAGGTGATTCAGTGCATGATTCTGAGAAAACTGTCACAATGAAAGATTTTCCCAAACCACTACAGTTTGGAACAGAACGGAAAGATTTGGAAACTGCTCCAGAAGCTGTCCGTGCAATCCCCGAAAAagattttgaaccagctgtgGTAGCTCAACTGAAACCTCAGCAAAAAGTTTCAGAATTTGATGTACAAAAATATAGTAGAGCAAGCCTCAGTACAGAGGTTCCGACAGAGGTGAAAGAATTAAGAGAAACTGAAGTCTCTACCCTCATGATGGAATTGAGTGAGTCAGAAAAAACTGCAGGATATCTGCCAATCCAAAGAGATGCAAAAGATTTGGAAACAGAACCACTGTTAGAAAATATGACTAGACTAGATTCAGAAGAACATTTCTCAGTTGTattaatggaaagaaagaatttgGGTGTTGCTTCTGATTTTATGGAAATTGACAAAAAATGTTTAAGAGCAAAATCTGATGGCGTAACAGAATCAGAAAATTGGAATACTGTTCCAGAATCTCTTAAAGCAAAGGATATTAAGAATGTAGAATGCCCACAGGATTTTAAGAAGGCTGAACAGATTAATTATTTGGAAACATCATTAGAAACTATGATAGAAAGTAGAGGAAACTCTGAAATCACTCAATGTTCTCTGGCACTGATTAATGTGAAAGTTCCTGAAAACACTTCACAATTAAAAGAGGTGAATGTTTCAAAAACAATGATAGAAACAGAGATTGTGAAAACACAAAATCTGGAAGGCTCAAAATATGTAGatctaagaaataaagaaaatgagaatgcagagaaatggaaaaatattccACAATCTTTAATGAGTACAAACAATTTAGAAAAAACCTCTTCAGAGTTGCAGTGCATAGAAGCAATTAAAATAGTGAAAGAAACTTCACAGTCTGATATGGAGGCACAGAAAAAAGTTTTCAAAACTGGTCTTGAACCTgaaggggggagagaagagagagatgtggatgctgGTTCAGAATCTTTGCAGATGATATTTGCAAACTATTCAGAACATAATCTAGAACTTCATACAGAAACTGAAGGTATGATGGAGTTGAAAAATTCAGAAGCAGTTCTGAAATCATTGTATAAACCGGATGCTGACAATTTTAAATCACCATGTACTAAGGAAATcagatatattaaaaatacagaatctGAAGCAGTGACCAAAGCAAATGATTTACAGgaaaacttaaaaccattgcaTAAATATGTAAAAAATGTGGAAACTGCATCAGAATCAATTGCATTACCAATTGTGACATACAGGGAGACACTTGAAGGTActtccaataggaaaaaaaatgtatctcaTTTTGTGCAAGAAGAGAGATGTTTTGATTCCACtgactttttaaagaagaatCAAACTGGTGCAGATCCAACAGATTTGGGACTTATCTCAAGATATAAGGAAGCAATTAAAACAGACTCCAGAAGGATAGGAGAAATTGAGCTGTTAGGTAAGAGTCAAGGGCCATTATTCATTTCAAAATCATTGCATGAAATGGATGTAAtaagttcagaaaaaaataattcagaatctAAAGGAATAGCAGTAGTACAAGACTTAAAAGAATCTGGAAAATCTCTGGCAGCTGCAATTGATCCTAAGGaaattttaaaactgaagaatttaGTATCAGTTGAATCAAAAGATGATTTTCCATTTGGCAGTACTGTGAAACAATTTGAATCAGTTCCGGAATCTCTTGAACAAAATGTAGAACTATTAGAGCGCACAAAGACACAACTTAGAAAAGTGTATTTAGATTCTGTGTCTGATTTGGAAGTTAAATGTGCAGGAACAAGTTCAGAGATTCTGTATTCAGATGAATTTCATATTCAGGAGAAACagaaattggaagaaaaaatagaaacaacagGATTAATGGAAGCACCAGTACCTCTACACTTGTCAGAGAGAGATCTGATTGTTCCTACTTCTGCTTCTGGAAGTACAGATTCAGAATATGGTCCAGAGTCTATGTACTTGGCAGAAACAAATTCAGAGAACATCCTAAAATCTTACAAAATTCAAGTGAAAGATTCAAAAACAACTTCAGACTCTATGATTATAAATGTAAAAGACTTGAGAATTGGTTCAGAACCTTTGCTTCAAGCAGGTGTAGAACTTAGAGAATATCTTCCAGGGTGTAAATCAGTGGTAACATCAGAAAGTGTGGAATTTACAGCAGAAACTTCCAGAAAAAATGACATGCTTCCAGAATCACAGGGTATATCAGAGTTGCAAAAACCAGGTACAATACTCAGAAGTGAAGGATTGACACATGCACATTTGAAAACAGCATGTATACATGTGAGAGATACTGAAGATGTAGAAATACCTACTAAGTCTAAAGAATTGGAAGTAATAGAAAAACAAGGTGTTCTGACATCTCTGTTTGCCTCAGTAGAGTCTACAGATGTAATGGAAGAAAGTTTTGAACCTATTTACACAACAGAGGTAAACAAGGTAGAAGCAAATCAGAAGTCATTAATACATGTAGAATCTATGAGTAAAGAAAAGATGAATGATGAGCACATACAGCCATTTAATGAAAATGATGCAAATGTTTCAGAAGCATTTACGTCTTCAAAACATACTGTAAGGGCACAAATTATAGAAGATATACTGTTGGCTGCCAACaaagaaaatgtttctgaagTAACTCCAGAATCAGGTGCAGAATTAGTATTAAAATATTCTGAAGTTTCTGGAACtatcacagagagagagaaatgtgatACAACTCTGCCTGAATTTATGGTAGGTGTCCAAGATTTGGAAGAAAGCAGCAGTAGTTTAGATGCAGGAAAGATGAAGAATTTAAAAGCTATTCAGATAGAAAACTATACAAAATCTCTTCGTGTATTAGAATCCATGGATGCAGCTGATGTTTCACAGTCTGGGTCTAAAGTTGAaccaaaaagtttaagaaaaacaATAAGCCATGAAAGATTATTAGGAATAAAAGATCCGATGGCCACTACAGTACAACTAAAGACATCAGAATCAACTTCAGAATCAGTTTCTATATTGGAAGTAAGTGATACTTTAAAAATCCCAGAGCCCAAAACTACTCAAACATATTTAGGAGTAAGTGATTTCAAATCTTCTGGCACAACTGCAGAGAGATATCCACTAGAAATCATTGACTCTGACTCACAAATACAACCAGAAAATATTTTAGAAGTAAAACAGTTTGAATCTGCTTCAGAAGTTAAATATGGGCTAGTAACACATCCATTCAAAACCGCTTCAGAATCTGAAAAAGTGATACAGGACAAAGTTTCAAAAGCTATTTCAGATGTATTATGTTCAGGCAATGTGGGAAACCTGGAACAAATTTTGGAATCTAAACATAACCAGGAAAGAAAAGATTTAGACTCTCCCCAGTTTGCTACCCTGATGGCAAAAGATTTAAAAGGCAGTCTTACATATGAAGAAAAAACAGGTGTTTCAGAGACGACTACTCAGTTTTCAAGTGTTGTGGAAGCAACAGATACAAGATCAAATATATCATCTATAGTTCCAGAAACAATTGAAAAATGTTCTGAAATATTTCTGGAAAGTATAACTGTATCAGATATTCAGGGCACAAATACAAATGTAGAACCAGACAATTTACTAAAAGAGAAGTCACCTGAAGTTACTACGGATGTCAAGAATTCAAAACCAAATTCAGGATTTATGGATATAGTGGAGTTGAAATCTAACAATGCTGCAGAAACTGTACACATGAAAGAACTGAAAGATTTTGAAGCAGTTGCTGTGTGCAAGTCTGTTGAAATAAAAAACTTCCAAGTTGTACAAACATCAAGAGACAAAGAGCAAATGGGTTTCCAAGAACTCTCAAAATCAGTGTTACCTTCAGACACTAAGGATTTGGAAAGAAACTCAAGTTTTCAGCTTTTGCCACAACAGAAGATCTCAGAAGCATCTCTAGAACCTGTTAAAAAATTTGTATCGGTTTCTGAATGTTTAAGTACAAAGGACatagaacaaaatttaaaatgtgtggCAGAAGGGAAAGCTCAGGAATCAACTGCAGGACATGTGATACTAACACAAGATAAGAGTGCAGAAATAATTCCACAATTCACTTTGGAAGTGAAAGATTCAGAAGCAACCTTAGAATCTTTATGTGTGACACAGAGAAAAGGTGAAActgcacagacttcttcaaaGGAGCAAGCAACTGTAAAACCTCTGTGTATGACAGCAGAAGACAATGTGGAAGTAAATCAGCTGGAAATCATTGTGTTGGGAGATTCAGGAGAAGCTCTAAAGCCTCAGTACTTGGCAGAGAAGgaagacttcaaagtgggagaatACATTGAGGCAAAAGATTCAGAAACAGCTCTTGAATCTGAGGTTATAGTAAAGGATAAAGACTTGGAAACTTCTCTTCAGGACTCTTCAAAATACCAGGATTCAGATGCTGCTCTGAATTCTTCAGACATAATTAAGGAAAGTGAAGGGAGTAATTTAAGAgataaaaaaagtgaaaaaataagtAGTAAAACTAAAGATAAAAGTAAGagtggaaaaaaagcaaaaaaaagcagATCAAAATCTCCTTCTAAGTCAAAGAAACGTAAAAAGAAGTCTAGATCACGTTCCACCTCTAGACAAGTATCAAGAAGAGCACGTTCTAGAAGTAAAAATGATTCCAGTTCCAAGAGAAAACACTCCACTTCACATCATAAATCTAGATCCAAATCTGttgataaaaaagaagaaaaagaatcttcACTAAGAGGTAGACGAAGACGTTCACGGACCTCTGATAGGCTTAAATCTAGATCTAAATCTGCTGACAGAAGAGAAACTTCAATAAGATCAAGACGTAGACGGTCCAGATCTTCCGATCACAAGTCTAGATCCAGATCAGTTGACAAAAGAGAATCAGCTAGGAGAAGACGAAGGTTATCCAGGTCTTCTGATAATCGCAGATCTAGGTCGCGATCAGTTGACAGAAGAGAGACTTTGACAAGATCAAGGAGGAGGCGATCCAGATCTTCTGACCGTCATAAATCTAGATCACGATCAGGTGACAAAAGAGAGACCTCTGTGAGAACAAGGCGAAGGCGGTCTCAGTCCTCTGATCGTTGTAAATCTAGATCCAAATCTCTTGACAGAAGAGAGTCTTCAGTAAGAACACGGAGAAGGCGATCTAGATCTTCTGATAATCACAAATCTAGGTCTAGATCTCCTGATGACAAGAGAGAGCCTTCAGTGAGGACAAGGCGGAGAAGATCAAGGACCCCTGATACTCGCAAATCTAGATCTAGATCTGTTGACAGAAGGGAGACTTCAGGGAGAGGAAGACGAAGACAGTCAAGATCCTCTGATAATCGTAAGTCAAGATCCAGATCAGTTGACAAAAGAGAGAGTTCAGTGAGGATAAGGCGAAGGAGATCCAGGTCTTCTGATAATCACAGATCGAAATCCAAATCTGTTGACAAAAGGGAGACTTCAGTGAGGATGAAACGAAGGCGGTCTGTGTCCTCTGATCGCAAATCTAGATCCAGATCTGTTGATAAGAGAGAGACTTCAGCTAGGTCAAAAAGGAGACGTTCAAGGTCTTCTGATAATCACAAATCTAGATCCAGATCTGTTGATAACATAGAAACTTCAGCAAAGTCAAAGAGAAGGCGATCGAAGTCCACTGATCATAAATCCAGAATGAAATCAGTTGAGAAAGGGGAACTGACCTTAAAGTCTAGACACAGACGATCTAAGTCATCAGATCGGCCAAGATCTAAATCAAAATCCAGATCTAAAtcatctgaaagaagaaaagataaagacTCCTTGGATGGATCAAGAGGAAAACGCTCTAAATACAGATCAAAGTCTAAGTCTCCTGAGAAAACAGATGGAACTGAGTCTTTGGAAGCAACTTTGAATAATCGGGAAAAATCACCTGAGCAGCACAAATCTAAATCTAGGTCTAGGTCTAAATCTATAGataaaacaggagagagagaacgCTTGAGAAGATCAAGAAGTAAAGGTTCCAAGTCCTCAGAATCTAGATCTCGTAGACGTAGAACAGTATCAAGATCTAGAAGAAATCGTTCACGATCATTAACACGGAAGAGAACAAGATCTAAATCTGATCACCGATCACAGTCACGCTCTCGAACTCGTTCACGATCATGTTCAAGACGTTGGAGGAGGACTAGATCAAGATCAGTATCAAGACAGCGATCTTTGTCAAGGAAAAGACATAGACGATCTCGGAGAAATCGATCAAGATCAACTGATAGAAGAAGACGAAGATCTGATTCAAGAGACAGTTACAGAATATCTCTCAGGTTACGGTCCCGAAGTCGAACACCTGTCCGTTTAAGATGCTCTAGGTCTACGGGGAGAAGAAGAAGCACCAGTAAATCACCTGATCATCGACGATCTAGATCTTCAAGCAGATCACCAAAACGTCTAACTGACTTGG ATAAGGCACAGTTACTTGAAATAGCCAAGGCAAATGCAGCAGCGATGTGTGCTAAGGCTGGTGTTCCACTCCCACCAAGTCTGATGCCTGTTATAActccagagaagaaggaagagaaagttaCCCAAAAGTCAGCAAAAGAGACGATACTGGAACTGACTGAG AAATGCAAGAAGATTGCCCAAAGCCAGGAAGATGATGTCATTGTGAATAAGCCTCATGTTTCtgatgaagaagaggaggagcatCCTTTTATCAACCATCCCTTTAAGCTTAATGAACCCAAACCTATTTTTTTCAACTTAACT ACTCCTACAATAAAACCAGCAGCTCCAAAAAATCAGGTAACTTTGACAAAAGAGTTCCCAGTTTCTTCAGGATCTCAACACAGGAAAAAAGAAGCAGATAGTGCATATGGAGAATGGGTTCCAGTTGAGAAGAACAAGGATGAGAACAAGGATGACGTGTTCCCCAATCCAGCCAATCTGGAG cCTGTGGACATATCATCAGCATTGAATGAACGGACATTAGCCCAAAAGAGGCTCACAGAAAATACATTTGATCTGGAGGCGATGTGCTTGTTAAATCGTGCACAAGAACGG